In Carya illinoinensis cultivar Pawnee chromosome 9, C.illinoinensisPawnee_v1, whole genome shotgun sequence, the following are encoded in one genomic region:
- the LOC122277293 gene encoding uncharacterized protein LOC122277293, which yields MKASLKFRDDQKPLLRAKVPLSILGLPFQSGIVAGESKELTLNLGTFFESGPSLKISYRPNETWNPFSLVVKTGIGSYGSPISSPMLMSAEFNLLGRGNPSFMLHFKPQFGDFSIKKSQSSVFDRTITSPNGVASEDNASIEGVEGPAMNGASYGKKITALTSDSPSGTIGNLLSGMEVAAKTTLPVKGRAIVNFRWGVRVPAELKSAGSNPTAGITFQKIPFLVMNKIGIEHVDGGDSKKIAAKSSPDLTLPANADVAEACFTVKRQLEVLQAENGSLKKAVEELRREFAASTKSVPTVGESYSGKNRDMERNGSKSDRRNNEKEELKKALMGATGA from the coding sequence ATGAAAGCTTCCCTCAAGTTCCGGGACGACCAGAAGCCACTTCTCAGGGCCAAAGTCCCACTCAGCATCTTGGGATTGCCGTTTCAGTCAGGAATCGTCGCCGGCGAGTCGAAGGAACTCACTCTCAATCTCGGTACTTTCTTCGAATCCGGACCCTCGCTTAAGATCTCGTACCGCCCCAACGAGACGTGGAACCCGTTCTCCCTCGTTGTTAAGACCGGAATCGGGTCGTACGGCTCACCGATCTCCAGCCCGATGCTTATGAGCGCCGAGTTCAATTTGCTGGGGCGCGGGAACCCTAGCTTTATGCTCCACTTCAAGCCTCAGTTTGGGGATTTCTCGATTAAGAAGTCGCAGTCCTCGGTGTTCGACAGGACGATTACGTCTCCTAACGGCGTCGCTTCAGAGGACAATGCGTCGATCGAGGGAGTGGAGGGCCCGGCAATGAACGGGGCGTCCTACGGCAAGAAAATAACGGCTCTGACTTCCGATTCGCCTTCCGGAACGATCGGCAACCTGTTATCTGGCATGGAGGTGGCAGCGAAGACGACCTTGCCTGTAAAAGGGCGCGCTATCGTGAATTTCCGGTGGGGAGTTAGGGTTCCTGCGGAGCTGAAGAGTGCGGGTAGTAATCCAACGGCAGGGATCACGTTCCAGAAGATCCCCTTCCTGGTGATGAACAAGATCGGGATCGAACACGTGGACGGCGGGGATTCGAAGAAGATAGCTGCCAAGTCCAGCCCGGATTTGACCCTACCTGCGAACGCTGACGTGGCGGAGGCCTGTTTTACAGTGAAGCGGCAACTGGAGGTGTTGCAAGCCGAGAACGGGTCGTTGAAAAAAGCCGTGGAGGAACTCCGGCGAGAATTCGCCGCCAGTACGAAATCGGTACCGACTGTTGGAGAGTCGTACTCGGGGAAAAACCGAGACATGGAAAGAAATGGAAGTAAATCCGATAGGCGAAACAATGAGAAGGAGGAGCTGAAGAAGGCGTTGATGGGAGCCACCGGGGCTTGA